CGGCGCCGCCTCGCGCCCCGGCGGCCAGGCCGGCTGGGTGGACTTCATCCCCAGCTATTTCTCCGAGATGCCGGCCCTGATCGCGCGCGGCCAGATGGCCGCCGACGTGGTGTTCGCACTCGCCTCGCCGATGGACGCGCACGGCTACTTCTCGCTCAGCCTGGGCGCCGACTACACCATGGCCGCGGTGGCCAAGGCGCGCGCCGTGGTGCTCGAGGTCAACCCCCACGTGCCCTATGCCTATGGCAACTGCCGCGTGCACATCTCGCAGGTGGCGGCCCTGGTGGAGGACGAGACCCCGGTGATGGAGGTGGGCCTGCCCAGCATCGGCCCGGTGCAGCAGGCGATCGGCAAATACGTGGCCGACATGATCGACGACGGCTCCACCCTGCAGATCGGCTATGGCGGCATTCCCGACGCGGTGGTGATGCAGCTCACCGCCAAGCGCGACCTGGGCGTGCACACCGAGATGATCGGCGACGGCATCCTCACCCTCATCGAGGCCGGCGCCGTCACCAACCGGCGCAAGACCCACCACGCGGGCAAGAGCATCGCCACCTTCGCGCTCGGCTCCAAAAAGCTCTACCAGTACATGGAGCGCAACCCGGCGCTGGAAATGCATCCGGTGGACGTGACCAACGACCCCTACGAGGCGGCCCGCAACGACAAGCTCTGCGCCATCAACGCCACCCTGCAGATCGACCTGCTGGGCCAATGCGGTTCGGAGAGCCTGGGGCCCCTGCCCTACTCCGGCACCGGCGGCCAGAGCGACTTCGTGCGCGCCGCGAATCGCTCGCGCGAGGGCAAGGCCTTCATCGTGCTGCCCTCCACCGCCAAGGGCGACAGCATCAGCCGCATCGTGCCCACGCTCACGCCCGGCACGCACATGAGCACCAGCAAGAACGACATCAACTACGTCGTC
This portion of the Paucibacter sediminis genome encodes:
- a CDS encoding acetyl-CoA hydrolase/transferase family protein — protein: MTVQDLYRSKRLGANDALGHLRDGDFIIVPTGVGEPPALLTALSEQRRRFRDIKVGQILAVRKFGYFDPETVEHVRHVSFFYGAASRPGGQAGWVDFIPSYFSEMPALIARGQMAADVVFALASPMDAHGYFSLSLGADYTMAAVAKARAVVLEVNPHVPYAYGNCRVHISQVAALVEDETPVMEVGLPSIGPVQQAIGKYVADMIDDGSTLQIGYGGIPDAVVMQLTAKRDLGVHTEMIGDGILTLIEAGAVTNRRKTHHAGKSIATFALGSKKLYQYMERNPALEMHPVDVTNDPYEAARNDKLCAINATLQIDLLGQCGSESLGPLPYSGTGGQSDFVRAANRSREGKAFIVLPSTAKGDSISRIVPTLTPGTHMSTSKNDINYVVTEFGVAQLRGKSAKQRAQELIAIAHPDFRGELREQARKLQLL